AAAATATATTATAGCTTTTGATGGTGTTCCATATGTATTAAAGGGCACATATTATTCCCCATTTCACAAGATGTAATATTGGTCTTGgatgtccccagaatgtgtctgtgaagtttcagcccaAAATACccaacagatcatttattataacagCTGGAAAATGCCATTTTGGGGGTGTGTCTaaaaaaaagagctgttttgGAGTCTAtagctttaaatgcaaatgcactaCATATTGCTGCCTGTCTCCAGAAGAGGGGGTCATGTATACATCTCTCTGCATTGCATATCTACAGCAATAAACATCCGGTAGAAGCAACATAACTGAGAGCGAGAGAACTATATTGACATGACATTGAAAAAGTTTGGAGTGATACACGTATTTAGGTAGATTTTGAAGCACATTACCTTGAAAAATGTAAGTAATGCGCAGGTTCCTCAGCAGCTCAGATGTTGGGAGAAAATTAAGACTATAATATTCAGTCTGACAAACAAACACCGACCATTTGGGATTGCTTGCAAGACATTTTTGACTTTATAGCTGCGCAAGCGCTGAGAAAATGGAGGAAAGCGAACAACTGCTGAGGGCAGGAACTATAGCAATACAGGGCTGACAATCAACCCTCATGGCCCTAAATGAGAATCAAAACAGCAGGCCTAGTGAGACTGACTTGGTTTAAAGTCAATTAAAATGTgaggagtgggtggatttttatcattatagggtggttgtgttcacCCACTGCTAACACATATTTATGCCCAAACAAATTtggattttgcataataggtgccctttaaaccATGTAAACATGAAAAGGAATTGTAACATTAATTTACACTTGACTTAAATATAAGCAGAAACACATAGAAGTCCAATATAATACTTATATATTCTAGATTCTAGAATATATATTACCTTTGAGGTTATGAAAGACTCTTGCTCTTTGTTCATGCATGCTTATTATTCAGACAGGTaataagcctttttttttcagagcaagGGACAAACCACAATATCGGACAATGAAATGACCTTTACTTCAATAATGAAGTTGGATGAACCTTCAACCTGCTTTCAGATAATTGTTGAAACATACCATAAAAGACTTAGTCTGTCAAATTTTAATGAGTAAATGAGAATGAAATCTGTATGCACaagagtgcttgtgtgtgtgtgtgtgtaaccctcTGCACACTTTGgtttatttgcttttaaatgttaatttattaaatttgaaCCACACAGTCTATGCAAGTATAAAAAAGTGCACATATTTAAATCAATAATGCATGAGAAAGAGTGTGCTGTCTGTTGTGGGTTAAGGATCTGCTGTGCCTAATACAAAAGATTACTTGATTTAAAGCAAGTTGTTACTGAGAAGTTAACAAGGATGCAgacattatataacatttataagcAAGAGTTGAATAAGAAATTGTTTAAAGGTGCGTCTGTTTTTGGCTCAGACTGTGAAAATAGTTTTTGAACATAGTCACTAGAGTCACTATTCATAGTCACTAACATAGTCACATAGGCACTTTCTAGGATCAGTTGAGGAAACTGATTTTGATAGTGAACAACCAAGTAGtcaaatgaatgattcagtgattcacttgTTAAGACAGTAAACATGAAGGTCCACCCAAACCAGTCTCACAGGAAAAAATAACTGCAAAAGGAATCAATGATTATTCCTATCAATAATGCACAATCTCCCGATGCTTTTGGAATTTTATATCAGCAATCTTGGAACCTGTTTCGCAGCCATAgaggaaccatttttggttccccattccccaaaaatatttctgtgtttttattcttagtgtgaagaacattttcaaaatctaaagaacttttattgaatataaataaccttttgtggaatggataCATTCCATGAATGGTAAAAGTTATGCtaataaagaaactttattttaaagagtgcaGGTTCAAGGATGAAACTAACTAACCATTGTATAAAAAATCAAAGGTGACAGAACATTCTAGAGAATGTGAAAACTAAGTAGTTCCTATGCAAAAATGGATAATTTTACTGTAACATTTCCTTGACTCTTCTGTACTTGATTAACAATGTATGGATTGATTAAGTTTTCTCTTTGAACAGACCCAAATAGTGTGCATATATCTCGGGGCAGTCTCTATACCCAATAGAAATGTGAAGGGAAGTAATGTTAATTCAAATTTATGCTTCTCTTTATTGCTGTAAGGGTGACTTCTCTTTTATGAGATTTCTGGAAATTAACTTTCTCTGCCCTCTCTGAATGAGGGCAAGAGGAGCGTTATACTATACAGGAAATAAGAATCAGAACAAAGGCTAGTAGGCCACGTATACAACATTTCCAGTTTATGAAAGGACCCTTTCTTTTCACAGGTAATCTTACAATATTCTACCTGAAGATGGCAGTTCAAAAGTCTGTCATTCAAATTCTCAGTTGGCTGCAATTGCTCTCTAAGCAAGTTTTCAGTGCATATTATACTTGTGGAGAGGGTATAATAAGTTCTCCTCTTCTCCCTGGTGACAGGATGTCTATACCTGAGTGTGTTTGGGAAGGAGgggttgtgtgtttgtttatacatGGCAAGATTTAATGAGAAGAGACAGGGGAGAGCCGTATTTGTTGCAGTGTTGATGTGCCAGACAGCTCAGTTCCCTGTAGCAGGGAAATGGGGCCAGCTCGGGCCGGAGCTCAGATCTGTCTTCAATGCCCTCTGAAGCTGAATTGAGCTTGACTTCTGCCACGGCACTTTCTCCTGTCTCCAGGTCTGGGTGGGTAGGAGAGACCTTGAGGTCACTAAGAAATTAATTTCCCTTGCAGCTGCAGTGCTGACACTTTCTTTTAAATACAAAGCCTCAGTGAAATCAATTACTGTCATGTTAATGCTTAgaagatatattttaataagGAGAGCACGCTGTACTAATTGCATAATCAATTGTGGCGATTATTCTGTGTGCCAATGTTGAGACCTGCTGTGAGCTTCATCGTAATAATGAAGTGCAATGCAAAGACCACATCATACCACAGGGAGTAAATTATAATTCAGTATGGTTATCCAATTAATTAAAGCATTATAAGTGTGAGAAAGAGCTACAATTTGTCCCATGtggcaaaaaaatgaaataacaatttatttacataacaataaattaatttaataatgtaaaaaaaataatttaataatgtaaattacattataatttacTTTCAGACTATAAGTACATTAGCCTAGACTAATCTCATTATgatcaaataatttatatattaaattacacaatAATTAAGTAATCCtttcagattaaataaaaatagatttttttatatgaatataaatacaatttactaTATGCTTAACAATACATGCCTGATAGACCATTCACGCAATGCCCcatttggatttattttaaattaatttcaattaacgTTTGTTCTCAACGGCTACATGGTGGTCTCAGATTGTTTAACTTGTTTTACTCAGATTGTTTAACTCAGATTGTAGGGTCACAAACTCTTTTTCAGCATGGTCAGTGAACTCAGTTTTtctaatacagtatatacatatttttgaaGTGTGTGCCTGTGGAATGCTAAATGAACTGGCCATAAATGATATAAATAACTATGCTTTCTAACCTGAGCCACAAATTACCTTTCAAGCTATTTCTTCTCAATAGTAAACATATCTTGACATTTTACTGGTCACACAAATTCTGTAAAAGTGAGACATCAGGTAAAGTGGAACAAATAGTTTCATGaaacaaactattattattttgaaaaaaaaaaagtggcataTAATAAAATTCTTACTTTTTCAATGTTTAAATGCTATAATCGTGTCTCTGGTGCATCTACCAACCcagaaaacatgaaaaagaacaacctaatatttttttttttctctgcaagcTTGTGAAAAAACAAGACACTCAGATTTCGTAATTTCTTTCCCatctgtttaccttcacagacataactgactgtttttgtaacttgtgtgtttttaacataaacttgTGTCATTTTCCAGTTTAAGcacaataagacatgaaagagaacttagtttagtactcacatgcCGTGTGACAGCCGCTTTCTATGTGTGTGCCTCAGAAATGTGCACTCAGAAAACCAAGTATcagaagtttaaaataaaatggtttaacATGATAATCAACGCCAAACAGATGGTTTTTTTAGCAGAGTATCTGGGGAACAAGCTGTGTAGCTTTAATCTGGAAAAGTgggcggggagcagcagctcCTTTGCatttaaagaacaaaaacagtatttctgcttccactcaaattAGGCATTTTCAAACTGATATAGGCATAATAAAAGATCTGTGGGGTATTTGgtgctgaaacttcacagacacattctgtggACACCTGAGACAGGCACATGCACACATCGACATCAgagggggcttgagcacctgcaCTTTTTCTTCCTCGAGAGAAAGTGCCTATTTTCCGTAgagttttttctttcatttatttatttttaaataaattaatatgtaggtgtgtgtgtgtgtgcacagctttcctgtcaaacaaataacaaatctaaatatcaggtcaggtCAGTCAGTGTTGAGACTCTCGAGTTCCGATGTCTTTCTCCCCTCCGCACAGGTGCAGAACAGCAGTGAAGCACACATTGATCAGCTGCGCATCACATCACAGACAGAGAACTGCAGAAGTGAAGCACTCCCTCCCTTTCCAGTTGTGTTTGTCTTGCTGTGGAAGTGAGGCTAAACTACCCGTGCCTCAAATTTACAGctaattattcaattattcatttaattttgtctTGCTAACATCCATGACTCATGAGACCAACATGTAAATTAGCTAAAGTTTAGCTAACTCGGTTAGACCAGTTtttgttctttcactgcatgattcagttcATTGAAATGCATTTAGAATTATCACAAACTTCAATATTTGGgttcagaaatgtatatttgtatcaTGTCATAGTTAATCagtatcactttttttttttcccaccaaAAAGCAGCATGGTACAAatcttatttagatatttataaagcagttaaataaacaagaatTTTATATTAAGACACTTATGATTTAGACACAACATTGACTGATTTGCTCTATTCCAGCTCTGATTCCAGTTTGCATCTCTGAGccacatgatgctgttttgttcctggatgaataaatcatttaaggactcgcaatgactcactcattaacagtGACTTGTTGCCACTTACTgacagttttaatttcacatttaaagtatcttgaattttttttttttatatagtttcagatatcagtattcaacattttatgtttcaaatatcaaaaccgttttaatgcatttgtaactgcaggttaaatgcattcatgtcctgcattaaacagtgtgtaaatgcatctacAATAAATGCTACTACTAATGAAGCTTCTGTGctttctctgcattgcaaagattaattttgttAAGACTGATTCATTTTGCTTGGTAACAGCCAAAAAGACTTAGAATTCTAATTGACTGATTAAATTTAAGAATTTGACTGAAAAGATGATGCATACTTTTAGAAAAAAAGGggctttataaaggtaaaaatgcccataaaatgtaaataatccaTTTAAACGCAttggaaaatattaatttctatcactgctgtgaactgatTACCACACTAAATATGCAGAATATCAAAAACTTTGGGAGTCAGCTGTCCACGGTAGTCCTTAAAATatcagcacaaaaacacactaagttaaatattttctatcgttatcgataaaatcccagaaaatactgagatatgtttttttttttttttttttttttttttaaatatcgcacacccctaatatatttaatgtttaaaaaattttttttacaaataaataaatataagaagtgcccttttttttccACTTGCCCCTCAAAATATCTGTGCACATCCCTGACCTGAGACTCATTTTGCacattgtaaaaaggggcataataggtcttCTGTAAAAAGAACATTTCTTAGAAGATTTTTATACTATTTGAattgcagtaaatgttttgtgttggctaacctgaaaaaaaaaatccatgaattatcatgaaatattatttaatttctacATTTGCTTTGCATTTAGGAGGATTGTGGCATCACAGAAAATGGCAGAGAGACAAATCAGTCAGGAGAATAAAAGATTTCCTGTAGGTTTAGTTCTTGAGGTGTATCTTACACAAACTGTAGACTTGCTAAACATAAACTATTTGtgagcctggaccacaaaacctttcTTAAGTCGCtagggtatatttatagcaatagccaaaagtACATgtgaaaaaatacagatttttcttttatgccaaaaatcattagggtaaTATGTAAAAATCaaattccatgaagatattttgtaaatttccttctgtaaatatatgaaaacttaatttttgattagtaatatgtgtTGCTaatgacttcatttggacaactttaaagggaattttctcaatatttcgattttttttttgcaccctcatataatcaaatagttgtatcttagccaaatattgtcttatcctAGCAAACCTTTGTTCCATTTTTagatatataaatctataaatttgatacttaaagggttagttcacccagatagcaaaattatgtaattaataacttaccctcatgttgtttcaaacccgtaagacctccgtttatctttggaacacagtttaagatattttagatttagtccgagagctctcagtccctcaatTGAAGCTGTgcagtctactgtccatgtccagaaaggtaagaaaaacctcatcaaagtagtccatgtgacatcagagggtcggttagaattttttcgGCTTGATGttaatcttcagttctctcttcacagcagttcagtcagtgtactgtttgagtacatgaattactccgggatattggtttgtttgaactcagagggagtgtcagccacattaaaaaagttaacagcttaagtcatttgtggattaatgcgtattagagatgcaaaccgtttaaaatgattcagttcgatttggtgaactgaatgatttgtttGCAAACCGgaaatccagactgctttgttttgaactctctctcacaacagacacggaagagaagacaatgctgaataaagtcgtcgtttttgctagttttgtaccaaaatgtattttcgatgcttcaaaaaattctaacttaccctctgatgtcacatggactactttgatgatgtttttcttacctttctagaTATGGACAGTATAaaatacacacagcttcaatggagggactgagagctctcggactaaatctaaaatatcttaaactttgttctgaagataaactgaggtcttacaggtttgaaacaacatgagggtaagttattaattccataattttgctatctgggtgaactaaccctttaaaactgGCTTTGGGGCACATTAAGACACactgaaaacacatttataacaATGAtaactttttatgtgttttattgaaCCACTAGAACTCGTGCTTTAGTAACCTCCCCAGGTGATCTCAAGCTAAATTTGTGAACATCTGTTTGGCACAGCATGAATATATGTGCTAACCAATTTGTAATCTAATCTTTGTGTTTACTTAAATTGTGTTTGAAATATCAATGAAACACTATGCATAATTAAAACTCTTCAGGCTATCTATAACCCTGCTTCGGGTTGAAGGATTCAAATCCACAGAGAAACCCTCCCCCTCCCACCCGAGTAATTAGTCCTCTGCTTTTAGATGAAATTACAGAATGTATCATACTAAAACATGCATGTTCCACGTGGAAAACGGCAACACAACTGCCCTATGTGATGACAGTTCAGATTGTCACGCGCGGCGAGAGAGCGCGCGGGTGTTGTCAAGTGACGCGCGAGGGAATTAAGAGGTAGAAAGCGGAGtgaagcagacacacacacggaCATCACACTTCACTCTCCAACTGGAATAGAAAGCACCAACCGAGGATGCTGTGGTAGATACGCActggttaatatttttaaacctttCGGTGTATTTAAAGgggatttttttctgaaaaggtAGAGGTACATTATTTACTACAAATCACCCTGAATAACTTGCAGCCAATCACCAAGACGAATGTTACCTTGCGAACAGGTGTCTTGTTGGATGACAAACTACTCATCTGTCTGGACAAGTGATTGAAAAGAGCTACATTTGAACTTGAAGAGCGGATTTTAGAGATAATGGATAGTTGTTTATGAACAACTACTTATTTCAAGGTGATTGTATTTCTTCTAATGCTCTAAGCGATCGTTCAAGCAGAAGTGTAACAGGTAagactgaaaattattttaattagaataaaGACATATAATACATAGGCGGCTGTTGAATGAGTAGGCTAGATTAACCCGTTTGGGAGTTTAATGCATTACAAACAGATAGGACAGGTAGGCTAACTTACTGAATTAAacgtgacattttgaagtagctagaaaaactgaaattgaaCCTTCTTGGTTAACATACTGCAGTGTTTTGTTTACAACTGAAAAAAGTCGTTTTATAGTGTACATGATGATACATAGTGTCTTAGCATTTAAAGATAATAATTTAAAGATCAATCAATACTGTTAAACTTGCATTATGATGATACAATtgatttcatccatccatccatccaattttttttttttttttttttttgtgaaatgtatcAGAATGgtgtcttattatttatttttttaatttttttaatcccaCTTTAGTATTATCAGCTGAAGGAGCTTTTCCAGGGACTATCACAGTCTCCTCCCAGGATCATGATGAATCATCTGTGAGCTTCATTGTGCAGTAGATAGCCGAGTGAATGCAGCAAACACACGCTTTCGCTTTTCAGAGATGAATGACAGCTCTCCAATATCTGAGAACATCATGTTTCACCAGCTGACTGCAGATACTCTGAATAGTAGCTGTGACTACACCTTGCCCATGTTTAACAATAGCACAGGTGAAGCGGCATTGCAGCTGCCCACTTTTTCCATGGCAGCAAAAGTGAGGGTGATAATTACCTTCACTCTTTGCGCAGTGTCAGCTGTGTGCAACCTCTCCGTGTTGTGGGCTGCCAGCACCAACAACAAGCGCAAATCTCATGTAAGAATTTTAATCATGAACCTCACCGTTGCCGACCTGCTGGTGACTTTCATCGTGATGCCAGTGGATGCCGCTTGGAACATTACAGTTCAGTGGTTGGCGGGGGATCTGGCTTGCAGATTGCTAATGTTTCTGAAGCTCGTGGCAATGTACTCCTGTGCGTTCGTGACTGTGGTCATAAGCCTGGACAGGCAGTCGGCCATTCTCAACCCTCTGGCCATCAATAAGGCTAAGAAGAAGAACAAAATAATGCTGAGCGTGGCCTGGGTGATGAGTGTTGTTTTCTCTGTCCCTCAGGTGAGGAGATTTTTCAAGTTGTTCATTGTGTCTGTTCTCTGTATGCTGCTTTGCTTGAATTCACCAGAACCCCCAGAGTCTGGTATAACACCCTGAATCAAGTATAGAGATCAAAATTGAAACAACAGGAAGTTTAATGGCTTGCCTTCTTGAGCTCAGACttgaaatattcagatttttcatatttaatctaattttaaaccaaaaatgcatttacttcaaaatggaaaatggaTTTGACAAGCGTGCTATACAGTTTTTAGAATGGAAAATGAtcctgttatcatttactctccTCGTGTCATTCCAGACCAGTTTAAtttactttcttctgttgaatatattttataaataatataaagttatTTAACAGATTGTCCAAACTGCTCTTTTCTATTCAATGCATATGTGCAATGCATCATCACCGACAATCCCACTTACGTAATATGGCATTTCACACCATGATTAATGTCACTGATGCCGTGCTACACATACACCGCAATGCACCGAATTTGAATATGCACATACTAAAATCATCACAAAAGACATTCTTGGTTAACCCTTAGTGTCCCTAACACAAATGTATCATATATCATTGCATGATATGACTGCTATTGTACTGCTACTGCTATTTTAtggttatattttttgttatttttggaactTGATCATATCAATCACAATTCCATTTTAAGtgagtgaaaaaagtgaaagtgatgtaacatacagccaagtatggtgacccatactcggaatacgtgctcttcatttaacccatccaaattgtacacacacacacacacacacacacacacacacacacaccatgaacagacacccagaacagtgggcagccatttttgctgcagcaccaagggagcagttgggggacctcagttgtggtattgaaggtggagagagcactacATTCACTCCCTGAGACTCAAGCTTGCAACCTTTGGAATATGAgtctgaatctctaaccattaggccacaacttccccaatgTCACCATAATTCTGTATagaataaaagcatcataaacattaaaggtgctgtagggaacttttgtaaaaaaatattttttacatatttattaaacctgtcattatgtcctgacagtagaatatgagacagataatctgtgaaaaaatcaagctcctctggctcctcccagtggtcctattgccatttgcagaaactccatcgctcccggtaaaaaataaccaatcagagctgcggtccgtaactttgtttgtgttcaaaatgtagaaaaatgtatataataagcgagtacaccatgaatccattttcaaaatcctgtttttggcttgtcctgaatcactagggtgcacctataataagtgtttatattcggactattttagattgcttcggggataccgcggcggagtaacccagtacctttgtgattcttcatagacataaacagagagaagtagttccggctacgatgttcttccgcaagacgcaagcagttctgtttattaaccgctagagcgtcaaaagttccctaccgcagctttaagcatACTTCTCCTTTTGCCTCTcacagaagaagaaagtcatTACAGTGTTGTaatgtgtgagtaaatgatgacagaactttcattttggggtgtaAAGTTAAGGTAAAGGGTGTAAAGGGGATtaaagtatccctttaatgtattactgtaaaaaaaaaaaaaaaatcttgtcagATTTTCTTTCAAATCATACTGAAAGCCTCATGTTTTAAATCAGTAACTTATGTCATATTCAACATTCTCCCTAGACCTGTTGTAAAATTAGAATCAGAGCTAGAAAGTGCTGTAAAAATTCATAGACGTTAGATTAGTTCAGCAATTACAGTACACGCTCTCATCAGCCCTGTAATTTCACCTCAGATTTAACATAATGACTGGTACTTACTAAGACACATTActcaacattacacacacactcacacacacacacacacaaacacaaaagataaTGTATGCAGTTTGTAAGTCAatcagatgtttttacattttacatgttttCTTACACAAGCCTCAAATGACCCTCACACCCAATATTGGAGAGAATTTTATTTCAGACAGATATGGCAAAAGATATAAGGTCGAAACGGGTTATAGCAAATATTttgttatcatttgtttatccgtttttttttttttttgtgattcattTCTGAGGCATAAACAGACAGATGGCTTCAGTCTGTATGTCACCATTGACTCTGCCAGTCTTCATTTGTCATTAGGGAATCTCCTTGTCATAGTTAGAATTTGTAGTCTGGCATcataatatttatgaaatgttCTGCAAAAGACTGATCCTGGGAAAATTGAGCCTTTTGCTGTAGGGAATATATGCCACATCTGATTTGCACAGCTGACAGTGTTCACTTGATTAGTTGGCTGTAGATGCGTTtaacatttagcatttaaaaGTCACTTAGAGTTCAGTGAAGAAAAGGCACAATTAGTCATTATagtcatttttaatttgtttcaatcagactcatctacatctttgatgacctcagggtgaataaatatagagttaATTTTCATGGTTTTTGGGGGAACTACACCTTAATatattaatagtattaaaaataaagttgtgaTTGGTCTGCTGATCTGCTGATTTCCCCAACAGATGTTCCTGTTTCACAATGTGACCATCACTGTGCCAGCCAAGTTCACTCAGTGCACCACTCGAGGGAGCTTTGTCAAACACTGGCAGGAGACCATCTACAatatgtttactttcatttgccTCTTTCTGATGCCTCTGGCCATCATGATCTGCTGCTACACAAGGATCTTGGTGGAGATCTCTCGCAGAATGACCAAGGGAAACAGTAGGTGGCATTTAATTTGAAACGCATATGTCGTACTGCTGGAAtttgtgattggttgacagcaaatttcaaatactaaatggaacgataaaataacgttattaaccagtTAActgccatttcaaattttcgattctgttcggaaaTATACAATTTGATttcgtttctgtttctggttctgttcctgtcaaaatttccGTTTTGGTTCCTTGACCCATTTAGAGCCctggtactgtatataaaaacaataaaggcgTAATCTG
This genomic interval from Carassius auratus strain Wakin unplaced genomic scaffold, ASM336829v1 scaf_tig00214259, whole genome shotgun sequence contains the following:
- the LOC113091658 gene encoding putative gonadotropin-releasing hormone II receptor, translated to MNDSSPISENIMFHQLTADTLNSSCDYTLPMFNNSTGEAALQLPTFSMAAKVRVIITFTLCAVSAVCNLSVLWAASTNNKRKSHVRILIMNLTVADLLVTFIVMPVDAAWNITVQWLAGDLACRLLMFLKLVAMYSCAFVTVVISLDRQSAILNPLAINKAKKKNKIMLSVAWVMSVVFSVPQMFLFHNVTITVPAKFTQCTTRGSFVKHWQETIYNMFTFICLFLMPLAIMICCYTRILVEISRRMTKGNISSKEVHLRRSNSNIPKARMRTLKMSIVIVTSFIVCWTPYYLLGLWYWFLPEDLEETVSHSLTHMLFIFGLFNAILDPITYGLFTIHFRKGLKHYCRNAIVLTESENNSIMTGSLKCSPSPFRMKRVTKTSPGADLEQNAVSGEDKKPADSENKE